GCAGCAGTACCTGGTGCTTCGCCCAAATTCAGAGGTGGCGGATCGCTATGCGACGGAGCAGAACGACGCGTTGGCTCTGGCTGGACTCCCGCACCCGCACACGGGGCACGTGACGCTTCGAGGTTTCTACGAGCCAACACGCCGTGGCGAGCTCACGGCGCTGGTCCGCAGTTGGGCTTCCCAGCAACAGCCGATCGAAATCATCGGCGACGCCGTCGATTCATTCCCTGAGCCGTGGCAGATCCTTATCCTTCGACTTGCTCGCACTCACTCTCTCGTCGCCGCCTACGCAACCTTGACCGACCTGTTAGATCAGACCGATTTCCACCGCCTCGGTGAGCTGCCTCTCGATGACTGGACTTTCCACATGTCCGTGGCCTACGGCAAGACACTGTCGAGCGAGGACTGGAAGGCGATCGAGTCCGCACGAGTTCAGGAGTTCAGGCATCCAGTTCGCGAGACCGTCAACGAGATAGAGCTCGTCTCGTACGCAAACGGCGAGGAGCACAGCGAGGTCATCCAACTCGGCATTTGAGGTGCGGTGCGCCCTCGCACCGATCGCCCCAACACCACCCGCCGAAAACGATGGCGGTCTCAACCGATCAACGCACCACCCCTGGGATGATGCGGACGATCGGAGAGGCGGCGCGTGAGCTCGGCGTTGACATTGGAACAACAGGACGCGATCTGGGACAGATGGCGGGCCGGGGAACCGGCGCGGATGATCGCGCGCGCCGTCCGTTGCGGCCCCGCGGCAGTGCGAAGGCACCTGGCGCTCACGGGCGGCATCCGACCGTTGCCTCGGAGTCGTGCTGCTCTGAGACTCTCGCTTGTGGAGCGCGAGGAGATATCGCGGGGCATCGCCGCAGGCGAGTCCGCTCGGGCGATCGCGTCGAGGATCGGTCGCTCGGCGTCTTCGGTGTCACGAGAAATCGCGCGCAACGGAGGCCGGGACGCATACCGGGCCGCGAATGCCGATGCGGCGACGTGGGAGCGGGCTCGCCGGCCGAAGGCGTCGAAGCTGGACCGGCACGAGGGGCTGCGTGAGTTGGTGCGGTTGAAGCTCACGGACGATTGGTCGCCGGAGCAGATCGCTGCCTGGCTGCGGCGCAGCTTCCCCGACGAGCCCGAGTGGTGGATCTCGCACGAAGCGATCTACCGCCACCTCTATGTCTCGACCCGGCATGCTCTCCCGTCCGTGTTGACGTCGCACCTGCGCTCCGGACGGCCGGTGCGGATGTCGCGCCTCGCACGGAAGACCAAGCAGGGGCGCGGCCGGTTACGGAACATGCTCTCCATCCACGACCGACCAGCCCAGGTCGAGGACCGGGACGAGGTGGGGCATTGGGAGGGCGATCTTGTGATGGGTGCACGGCCGAGCGCGGTCGCGACGCTCGTGGAACGGTCGACGCGCACGGTCCGGCTCGTGCGACTGCCGGGGATCAAGGGGCCGGACGTGCGCGCCGCCCTGGTCCAGAACCTCCGAACCCTTCCGAAGGAGCTGCTGCGGACGCTGACGTGGGACCGCGGCCGCGAGATGTCCGAGCACGAACGCATCGCCCAAACGCTGGGCATCGACGTGTTCTTCTGCGACCCGCGTTCCCCATGGCAGCGCGGCTCGAACGAGAACACGAACCGACTGCTGCGGCAGTACCTGCCGAAACAGGCCGACCTGACCCGCTTCACCCAGACCGATCTGGACCGGATCGCGGAAAAGATCAACACACGGCCCCGCCGGGTGCTCGGCTGGGACACCAGCCACGACCGACTCCTCGACGCGCTCATGACCTGACTACGCGCGAAGGGATCGGTCAGCGTGCGATAAGAAATCCACGTAGCGCGACGGACCATTGGTCGAATGCGTCCAGGTGCGCATCGTGCGTCGCGCCGGTGAGGTCGGCTCGTTTGGCGTTCTTGCCACGGGCGACAAACTCGGCTTTCTGCCCTTCGGTGAACATGCCGCCGTCGGCGTAGACCACGAGCGTGGGCACGGTGATGCTCTCCCACTCGCTCCAACGTGGCACCGCCACCTCGGAGATGGCGCGAACCATCACGTCGGCGGCGAACCGCGGGTACAGGCCGTCCTCGCGCTCCTCCAGGTCCGCCGCCCACGCTCGCGCCAGCGGGCCACCGCCGAGCAATTCGCGCGCCTCCTCCCGGCTGGAGAAGGGGGTCTCCCAGGAGCGGAAGTAGTCGCCGAGCGCGGCGTGTTCTTCCGCCGACCCGCCGCCTTCGTTGCCTTCTAGGAGCACGAGGCGGTTAACCAAGTCTGGGTGCGCGGCCGCGACGAGCATTGCCGTGTGGGCTCCCATCGACTGGCCGATGAGGTCCACCGGCTGCGCTCCCTCTGCCTCGATGACCCGGGCAACGTCGTTGACGAACGCCGCGCGCGACACTTCAGCCGGCATGCGTGTGGACAGCCCGTGGCCGCGCTGGTCAATCAGGAGCACTCTCCGAGGGGCCAGCGCGTGAGCGGTCGGGATGAATTCGCGGCCGCTGCCTGCCAGTCCGTGCAAGATCACGACCGCCGGGTCCGCCCCGTCGAAGACCGAATACGAGATCGTCGTGCCGTCCTCGACCGTCACTGCACGCCGCGCCTCACCCATTCCACGAAGCTACAGCGGCTCGGAGCCTGCGCGCGATAGCCGGTCGTTCACCGCTCCACCCCTCGGATGAAAAGAAGCCGCGTCAACATTGGGCTACGGATGCGCGTATAGCCCGCACGAATTATTGCGCGGTGACGGTGCCGTATCTGCAACACTGGTCCAGTGAGCGGAGCGAAGGTCGGGTACGCGCGGGTCTCGACCGCCGGGCAGGACGTCGCGGCGCAGCGTGAGGGGCTCGCAGCGCTCGGTGTGAGCCCGAAGCTCGTCTACGTCGATCACGGATTGACGGGCCGTAACCGGGACCGGCCGGGCCTGGCCCAGGCCCTCGCTGCGGTGCGGGAGGGCGACACGCTCGTGGTGACGAAGCTCGACCGGCTCGCGCGGTCGCTGCCGGACGCGCGGGACATCGCCGACGAACTGACGAGCAAGGGCGTCGCGCTGAGCATCGGCGGTTCCGTCTACGACCCGAACGATCCGGTAGGCCGGCTGTTGTTCAACGTCCTCGGCATGGTTGCGGAGTTCGAAGCCGACCTCATCCGGGCCCGCACGCGGGAGGGCATGCAGATCGCCAAAGCCGCCGGTAAGCTCCGCGGCCGCCAACCCACCCTGAGCAAGGCAAAGCGGAAACATCTGCTCGACCTCGCCGCCGCAGGCAAGCACACCCAAGCCGAACTCGCGGAACTGTTCGACGTGTCCCGCACCACCATCTACCGCGAGCTCCGCCGCGAGTCGAACTGACGCGGATACGCTCGACGGCACGGGTGGTGCGTTGATCGGTTGATATCACCATCGTTATCGGCCCACACAAACCGAGCGCTCACACACCCACTCGCTGCCGTCAGTGGCGGGGATCACAACTTCTGCCGGAGCATGCGCGCCCCGAAGGGCGGCGCGCTCGCGCTCATCGAGTCGATGCACCCGCAGCTCGTAGCGGCCGTCGACGAGGTAGACGCGGACGTGCACATCACCGCAGCCCACCCCGCTCTCGCGGAGAGGTACAAGGGCATCGACCCGCTCCTGATCGACATCGGCAGAGCGTTCCCGCGCGGAACCAAGCTCTACCGTCCTCGCAGATCCGACCCGAAGCGCAACGCTCCGCAGCTCTCCTAGCGCCCTC
The DNA window shown above is from Microbacterium laevaniformans and carries:
- a CDS encoding 2'-5' RNA ligase family protein; this translates as MKTPEQLESLDGQQYLVLRPNSEVADRYATEQNDALALAGLPHPHTGHVTLRGFYEPTRRGELTALVRSWASQQQPIEIIGDAVDSFPEPWQILILRLARTHSLVAAYATLTDLLDQTDFHRLGELPLDDWTFHMSVAYGKTLSSEDWKAIESARVQEFRHPVRETVNEIELVSYANGEEHSEVIQLGI
- a CDS encoding IS30 family transposase, coding for MSSALTLEQQDAIWDRWRAGEPARMIARAVRCGPAAVRRHLALTGGIRPLPRSRAALRLSLVEREEISRGIAAGESARAIASRIGRSASSVSREIARNGGRDAYRAANADAATWERARRPKASKLDRHEGLRELVRLKLTDDWSPEQIAAWLRRSFPDEPEWWISHEAIYRHLYVSTRHALPSVLTSHLRSGRPVRMSRLARKTKQGRGRLRNMLSIHDRPAQVEDRDEVGHWEGDLVMGARPSAVATLVERSTRTVRLVRLPGIKGPDVRAALVQNLRTLPKELLRTLTWDRGREMSEHERIAQTLGIDVFFCDPRSPWQRGSNENTNRLLRQYLPKQADLTRFTQTDLDRIAEKINTRPRRVLGWDTSHDRLLDALMT
- a CDS encoding alpha/beta fold hydrolase, whose product is MTVEDGTTISYSVFDGADPAVVILHGLAGSGREFIPTAHALAPRRVLLIDQRGHGLSTRMPAEVSRAAFVNDVARVIEAEGAQPVDLIGQSMGAHTAMLVAAAHPDLVNRLVLLEGNEGGGSAEEHAALGDYFRSWETPFSSREEARELLGGGPLARAWAADLEEREDGLYPRFAADVMVRAISEVAVPRWSEWESITVPTLVVYADGGMFTEGQKAEFVARGKNAKRADLTGATHDAHLDAFDQWSVALRGFLIAR
- a CDS encoding recombinase family protein, with protein sequence MSGAKVGYARVSTAGQDVAAQREGLAALGVSPKLVYVDHGLTGRNRDRPGLAQALAAVREGDTLVVTKLDRLARSLPDARDIADELTSKGVALSIGGSVYDPNDPVGRLLFNVLGMVAEFEADLIRARTREGMQIAKAAGKLRGRQPTLSKAKRKHLLDLAAAGKHTQAELAELFDVSRTTIYRELRRESN